A genomic stretch from Leptotrichia sp. HSP-536 includes:
- the tyrS gene encoding tyrosine--tRNA ligase yields the protein MSIDRNNEIEVKQEVERQFNILSRGCDEIINENEFKKKLEKSISTNTPLRVKLGIDPTGSDLHLGHAVPLRKLKQFQDLGHDVFFLIGTFTGRIGDPTGKSETRKMLSEEQVMENIKTYLDQVKLILDLDKIKVVYNADWLEKLSLSDALNLLSQFTVSQMISREDFSKRIAENKPVSLIEFMYPILQGYDSVELRADVELGATEQKFNLLRGRDLQKNFGQEQQVCMIMPILVGLDGVEKMSKSLGNYIGVKDTPNDMFGKVMSISDELMENYYTMITDVPFERIEEIKAQIADESLHPMEAKKQLGAEVVKIYYGEEAAKEARDWFENVFSKRNLNVDLPEVELEYKEVGIIDLLVKETELLQTTSEARRLIQQGGFKINDAPIKDVKATVVLESGMIIRAGKKKIVKVK from the coding sequence ATGAGTATAGATAGAAATAATGAAATAGAAGTAAAACAGGAAGTAGAAAGACAATTTAATATTTTGAGTCGTGGGTGCGATGAAATAATTAATGAAAATGAATTTAAGAAAAAGTTGGAAAAATCAATTTCAACAAATACTCCATTAAGAGTAAAATTAGGGATTGATCCGACTGGGTCTGATTTGCACTTGGGACATGCGGTGCCTTTGAGAAAATTAAAACAGTTTCAAGATTTAGGACACGATGTTTTTTTCTTGATTGGGACTTTTACTGGAAGAATTGGGGATCCGACTGGAAAATCTGAAACTAGAAAAATGTTGTCAGAAGAACAAGTTATGGAAAACATTAAAACATACTTGGATCAAGTAAAATTGATATTGGATTTGGATAAAATAAAAGTTGTTTATAATGCTGATTGGCTGGAAAAATTGTCGCTGTCAGATGCTTTGAACTTATTGTCACAGTTTACTGTGTCGCAAATGATTTCGAGAGAGGATTTTTCAAAAAGGATAGCTGAAAATAAACCAGTTTCATTAATTGAGTTTATGTATCCAATTTTGCAAGGTTATGATTCAGTTGAATTGAGAGCTGATGTGGAATTGGGAGCAACAGAACAAAAATTTAATTTGCTAAGAGGAAGAGATTTACAGAAAAACTTTGGACAAGAACAGCAAGTCTGTATGATAATGCCAATTCTGGTAGGACTTGACGGAGTGGAAAAAATGTCTAAATCATTAGGAAATTACATTGGTGTAAAAGATACTCCAAACGATATGTTTGGTAAAGTCATGTCAATTTCGGATGAATTGATGGAAAATTACTATACAATGATAACAGATGTTCCTTTTGAAAGAATTGAAGAAATCAAGGCTCAAATTGCAGATGAAAGTTTACATCCAATGGAAGCCAAAAAACAATTAGGTGCAGAAGTTGTAAAAATTTACTACGGTGAAGAAGCGGCTAAAGAGGCAAGAGACTGGTTTGAAAATGTATTTAGCAAAAGAAATTTAAATGTAGATTTGCCAGAAGTTGAATTAGAGTACAAAGAAGTAGGAATTATTGACTTGCTAGTAAAAGAAACAGAATTGCTGCAGACAACAAGTGAAGCTAGAAGATTGATTCAACAAGGTGGATTTAAAATAAATGATGCTCCAATAAAAGATGTAAAAGCTACAGTTGTTCTTGAAAGTGGAATGATTATTAGGGCTGGGAAAAAGAAAATTGTAAAAGTTAAATAA
- a CDS encoding O-antigen ligase family protein — protein MNEKINLIINRAGYILCLIVGISLFFSEKFENNVAIPLLAILFLISMLMKKNRKIFWKNTNIDLKFSIELLLFICVPFIIAYLDGGIKTRLDNYILRYLIFFPFMYFLENQKRVFNFLKAFLFSGIIIMLLATFNFIKTYNEWAHPTGFYYPRVTAILTVQDFANIMCIIFLFLLSFLLFYKNEDNKKNKIIKIFLFVIMILTLFLLIVNRSKMVYICLIPTIFYIVYKKKKRFIPIVFLICLGGYFVLPSSISNRLQYIVNYKKDPSSNLRVIFWETGLEAFKQKPLYGWKAEERKEFNLNYYKKTGVSDYVYKNFLDRLSEWPIYYVHTHSTYLQFLLDFGIIGILFLVIFFVGVAFKAMKINFSKNMENSDSKLVALEIATKSSLAAWAIQGITDINLNNKYMVIVSMILIFLLNYLWKEKINLERGKEINE, from the coding sequence ATGAATGAAAAAATAAATTTAATTATAAATAGAGCAGGATATATTTTATGTTTAATAGTTGGAATTTCTCTGTTTTTTTCGGAAAAATTTGAGAATAATGTTGCGATACCTTTATTAGCAATACTATTTTTGATTTCAATGCTAATGAAGAAAAACCGAAAAATATTTTGGAAAAATACGAATATAGATTTGAAATTCTCGATAGAATTATTATTATTTATATGTGTTCCATTTATAATAGCATATTTAGACGGTGGAATAAAAACTCGACTGGATAATTATATTTTAAGATATTTAATATTCTTTCCATTTATGTATTTTTTAGAAAATCAAAAAAGAGTTTTTAATTTTTTAAAAGCATTTTTATTTAGCGGAATAATAATTATGCTCTTAGCAACCTTTAATTTTATAAAAACCTATAATGAATGGGCACATCCAACAGGATTTTACTATCCAAGAGTTACTGCTATTCTGACTGTTCAGGATTTTGCTAATATTATGTGTATAATATTTCTATTTCTATTATCATTTTTACTTTTTTATAAAAATGAAGATAATAAAAAAAATAAAATAATAAAAATATTTTTATTTGTCATAATGATATTAACTTTATTTTTATTAATTGTAAATCGTTCAAAAATGGTTTATATTTGTTTAATACCCACGATTTTTTACATTGTATATAAAAAGAAAAAAAGATTTATTCCAATAGTTTTTTTAATATGTCTTGGTGGATACTTTGTATTGCCAAGTTCAATTTCAAATCGATTACAATATATCGTGAATTATAAAAAAGATCCTTCAAGTAATTTAAGGGTAATATTTTGGGAAACTGGGCTGGAAGCATTCAAGCAAAAACCATTATATGGATGGAAAGCAGAAGAGAGAAAAGAATTTAATCTGAATTATTATAAAAAAACAGGAGTTAGTGATTATGTATATAAAAACTTTTTAGACAGATTAAGTGAGTGGCCAATTTATTACGTTCATACACATAGCACCTATTTACAGTTTTTATTGGATTTCGGAATTATAGGAATTTTATTTTTAGTAATATTTTTTGTAGGTGTAGCTTTTAAGGCCATGAAAATAAATTTTTCAAAAAATATGGAAAATTCAGATTCAAAATTAGTCGCACTTGAAATTGCAACTAAATCTTCCTTAGCAGCTTGGGCAATACAAGGGATTACAGATATTAACCTAAATAATAAATACATGGTCATAGTTTCAATGATATTAATATTTTTATTAAATTATCTTTGGAAAGAAAAAATAAATTTGGAAAGAGGAAAAGAAATTAATGAATAG
- a CDS encoding phosphatidate cytidylyltransferase, which produces MLSRLFIILLFVPFLLWIFLKGNVMFLVFTLVITGMSLYEFYKMLKDKGFEIASRIGMGLGLFLPIAIYFQENSKNIFSYFKFALFKQINFDMGGFIVFAIMLLALRQILKVKIENAMAEISYTLFGIIYVSYLFSHILLIKYEFPNGNILVVMTFMLIWACDISAYLVGMAMGGKIFKQRLAPKISPKKSIEGAIAGILGVFLVILSFDKIYLFIANFVCGISFLSKNCSVNYNYVAIGGLKALILALAIGIFAELGDLVESKIKRELEVKDSGNLLLGHGGFLDRFDSALFVLPVVYYFMKYVAHL; this is translated from the coding sequence ATGTTAAGTAGATTATTTATTATTTTGTTATTTGTACCCTTCCTTTTATGGATATTTCTAAAGGGAAATGTGATGTTTCTAGTATTTACACTTGTAATAACGGGAATGTCGCTCTATGAATTTTATAAAATGCTAAAAGACAAAGGGTTTGAGATAGCAAGCAGAATTGGAATGGGACTTGGACTATTTTTGCCTATTGCAATATATTTTCAGGAAAATTCAAAAAATATATTTTCATATTTTAAATTTGCCCTTTTTAAACAAATTAACTTTGATATGGGCGGATTTATCGTGTTTGCAATAATGCTGTTGGCTTTAAGACAAATTTTAAAAGTAAAAATTGAAAATGCCATGGCAGAAATTTCCTACACTTTATTTGGAATAATTTATGTCTCATATTTATTTTCACATATATTATTAATAAAATATGAATTTCCAAATGGAAATATTCTGGTTGTAATGACATTTATGCTAATCTGGGCGTGTGATATTTCCGCCTACCTTGTCGGAATGGCAATGGGTGGAAAGATATTTAAACAGAGGCTGGCACCAAAAATTAGTCCGAAAAAGTCAATCGAAGGTGCGATAGCAGGAATTTTAGGAGTGTTTTTAGTAATTTTATCATTTGATAAAATATATTTATTTATAGCAAATTTCGTATGCGGAATCTCATTTTTATCAAAAAACTGTTCCGTAAATTACAATTACGTTGCCATTGGTGGTTTAAAAGCCTTGATTTTGGCACTTGCAATAGGAATTTTCGCAGAACTCGGAGATTTGGTAGAATCTAAGATAAAAAGAGAATTAGAAGTAAAGGATTCTGGAAATTTGCTTTTGGGACACGGTGGATTTTTGGATAGATTTGACAGTGCGTTGTTTGTATTGCCAGTTGTGTATTATTTTATGAAGTACGTGGCACATTTATAA
- a CDS encoding penicillin-binding transpeptidase domain-containing protein, whose amino-acid sequence MKKGNKKNSIVDRAKSNIVKNRKKNINRLKKIYDFLNTFEGRFTTIVLFTIIGFIVITANLYKIQIMEGNKWRVAGEEKYSSKNYIKAKRGKISTTDGQVLAYDNEDFLVILDPTLIEENNIDSVLNMLKRYIEPLEIEKYKNEYLKRKKEKKQYLKIKHKISYSTKIAIEEQIDNDRKEARLTKKSKHGRIYRGVAFETLFTRNYVQNNAFQETLGFVNNENQGVYGIEKFYNKQLAGESGIIKGLRIPEAFLSIINIKNKEKSSPVKDGNNLVLTLDSIMQYTLDDELKQTFERYSADSTMGILLEVETGKILAMSSYPKSEDKATIKNRTITDYFEPGSIFKPITVSMGLQTKVINENSRISSSGSIRVQDITIRDHSSSTIGNLNLTDIVAYSGNVAMVKISQMIDKNTFHKYLTDIGLGAKSGIDTYFESTKELPKLRDLTEVRKATISFGQGISMTQIQMLVALNTVVNNGKLMKPYLVDRIEDSNGKIVEQNKPIVIKKIFSDEISRLVRRYMEAVVNYGTGKNAYISGYRVAGKTGTAQKSAVGGYTKGKYFSSFFAFFPADKPKYAMLITVNEPKGNYYGADVALPSVRHVLEKLIDYRKIETNGRIKKNTDDKKSDVVKEEKKKDLTKIKQDFDKNIMPDLTGISLREFLSIYPQGKFSQYEVKGSGKVIGQFPEKGIKLDKQSKIQIVLE is encoded by the coding sequence ATGAAAAAGGGTAATAAAAAAAACAGTATTGTTGACAGAGCAAAGTCAAATATAGTAAAAAATAGAAAGAAAAATATCAATCGACTGAAAAAAATATATGATTTTTTGAATACATTTGAAGGTAGATTTACTACAATAGTTCTTTTTACAATCATAGGATTTATAGTAATAACAGCAAATCTTTATAAAATTCAGATAATGGAAGGAAACAAATGGAGAGTTGCCGGAGAAGAAAAATATTCTTCAAAAAATTATATAAAAGCTAAGAGAGGTAAAATTTCAACAACTGATGGGCAAGTTTTAGCATACGATAATGAAGATTTTCTTGTTATATTGGATCCCACTTTAATTGAGGAAAATAACATTGATTCTGTTCTAAATATGTTAAAAAGATATATTGAACCATTGGAAATAGAAAAATATAAAAATGAATATTTGAAAAGAAAAAAAGAAAAAAAACAATACTTAAAAATAAAACATAAAATTTCTTATAGCACTAAAATAGCAATTGAAGAACAAATTGACAATGATAGAAAAGAAGCTAGACTAACAAAAAAATCAAAACATGGGAGAATATACAGAGGTGTGGCCTTTGAAACATTATTTACAAGAAATTATGTACAAAATAATGCATTTCAAGAAACACTCGGATTTGTCAACAACGAAAATCAAGGAGTTTATGGAATTGAAAAATTTTATAATAAACAACTGGCTGGAGAATCAGGAATTATAAAAGGTCTTAGAATTCCAGAAGCCTTTTTGAGCATTATAAATATAAAAAATAAAGAAAAATCATCCCCTGTGAAAGATGGAAATAATCTTGTGCTTACACTTGACAGTATTATGCAATATACACTTGATGACGAATTGAAACAAACTTTTGAAAGATATTCTGCTGATTCAACAATGGGAATTTTATTGGAAGTTGAAACTGGAAAAATACTAGCAATGTCATCTTATCCAAAATCAGAAGATAAAGCAACTATAAAAAATAGGACAATTACAGATTATTTTGAGCCAGGATCAATATTTAAACCTATAACAGTTTCGATGGGATTACAAACAAAAGTAATTAATGAAAATTCAAGGATTTCTTCATCAGGTTCTATTCGTGTGCAAGATATAACAATACGTGATCACAGCAGTTCAACAATTGGAAACTTAAACTTAACAGATATAGTTGCATATTCGGGAAATGTGGCGATGGTAAAAATTTCACAAATGATTGATAAAAATACTTTTCACAAATATTTGACTGATATTGGATTGGGAGCAAAATCTGGAATTGACACTTATTTTGAATCAACAAAGGAATTACCGAAATTAAGAGATTTAACTGAAGTAAGAAAAGCTACCATCTCTTTTGGGCAAGGTATTTCAATGACGCAAATTCAAATGCTTGTGGCCTTAAATACGGTTGTGAATAACGGTAAATTGATGAAACCGTATTTAGTGGACAGAATAGAAGACAGTAATGGGAAAATTGTGGAACAAAATAAACCTATTGTAATAAAAAAGATATTTAGTGATGAAATTTCAAGATTAGTCAGAAGATATATGGAAGCTGTTGTAAATTATGGAACTGGTAAAAATGCATATATTTCTGGCTATAGAGTAGCAGGAAAAACTGGAACAGCTCAAAAATCAGCGGTTGGTGGATATACAAAAGGTAAATATTTCAGTTCATTCTTTGCATTCTTTCCTGCAGACAAGCCTAAATATGCTATGCTAATAACAGTTAACGAGCCTAAAGGAAATTATTACGGTGCGGATGTTGCGTTACCATCAGTAAGACATGTTCTGGAAAAATTAATTGATTATAGAAAAATTGAAACAAACGGAAGAATTAAGAAAAATACTGATGATAAAAAATCAGATGTTGTTAAGGAAGAAAAGAAAAAGGACTTGACAAAAATAAAACAGGATTTTGATAAAAATATCATGCCTGACTTAACTGGAATTAGCTTGAGAGAATTTTTATCTATTTATCCACAAGGGAAATTTTCTCAATATGAAGTTAAAGGAAGCGGAAAAGTAATAGGGCAGTTCCCAGAAAAAGGGATAAAATTGGATAAACAATCTAAAATTCAGATAGTGCTAGAATAA
- the priA gene encoding replication restart helicase PriA: protein MYYYEIYVENNQGIYTYKSEEKYEVGQWCIVNFINKDKMGLVVAIVNENQIQFDISKVKKIKDAAPVLSIPSDIMQLIKWIRNYYISDYYSVIKAIYPGALKLNYSKKAIFQKEFFQNDETLEMEKIEEIKKFNEYMKKRLEVTVATLKKNFSSEIVEKAINEKVISIEKKVILNSKISKTEKEKSKIVEKKIILNDEQQKAVDTIKSSENQVFLLKGITGSGKTEIYINLIKEALKQGFGSIFLVPEISLTVQMIQRLEEEFHNEVAILHSKLTDKEKREEWTFIQNGEKKIVIGARSAIFAPVQNLKYIIVDEEHENTYKQENNPRYHVKNVAIKRAFLQNENFRKAEKVEIENEKNSENINLEKTEIVKSKKTKVILGSATPSFETYYQAQQGDIELVELKNRYKNAKLPKFEIVDLNETTENFSEELLDKISQTLQKNEQVILILNRKAFSNLLKCKDCGNIPICPNCSISLNYYKYDNRLKCHYCGYEKRFDNTCDECGRHKMRQIGAGTEKIEEELAVTFPSARIVRVDSESIKTKQNYEKAYNDFKNHKYDIMLGTQIIAKGLHFSNVTLVGVINADIILNFPDFRASEKTFQLLTQASGRAGRGEKDGEVVIQTFNGENDVIKKTIENDYEGYYKNEMIMRKMLNYPPFGRIVILVISATEENLVMEKAKILREEIIKNINETIKLTQNDFVSDAFKSPIYKINGRYRYQIFFKFERENILKIKKIIKKCVGKFREREKKVRVTIDVDPVNMM, encoded by the coding sequence ATGTATTATTATGAAATTTATGTGGAAAATAATCAGGGAATATACACGTATAAATCGGAAGAAAAGTATGAAGTTGGACAATGGTGCATTGTCAATTTTATAAATAAGGATAAAATGGGGCTTGTTGTAGCGATTGTTAATGAAAATCAGATTCAGTTTGATATTTCAAAAGTGAAAAAAATTAAGGATGCTGCCCCAGTTTTGTCCATTCCATCCGACATTATGCAGCTTATAAAATGGATAAGAAATTATTATATAAGTGATTATTACAGTGTAATAAAGGCAATTTATCCAGGAGCATTAAAACTGAATTATTCTAAAAAAGCCATTTTCCAAAAGGAATTTTTTCAAAATGATGAAACTTTGGAAATGGAAAAAATTGAGGAAATCAAGAAATTTAACGAATATATGAAAAAACGGCTGGAAGTAACGGTTGCGACTTTGAAAAAGAACTTTTCTAGCGAAATTGTCGAAAAAGCGATAAACGAAAAGGTTATTTCTATTGAAAAAAAGGTGATTTTAAATTCTAAAATTTCAAAGACTGAAAAGGAAAAAAGTAAAATTGTAGAAAAGAAAATCATTTTGAATGATGAACAGCAAAAGGCTGTGGATACGATAAAAAGCAGTGAAAATCAGGTTTTTCTGTTAAAAGGGATAACTGGCTCAGGGAAAACGGAAATTTATATTAATTTAATAAAGGAAGCCTTGAAACAAGGATTTGGGAGTATTTTTCTGGTGCCTGAAATTTCGCTTACAGTTCAGATGATACAAAGATTGGAAGAGGAATTTCACAATGAAGTGGCTATTCTTCATAGCAAACTTACGGATAAGGAAAAAAGGGAAGAGTGGACTTTCATACAAAATGGCGAAAAGAAAATCGTGATTGGGGCAAGATCGGCAATTTTTGCACCTGTTCAGAACTTGAAGTATATTATTGTGGACGAGGAACACGAAAATACTTATAAGCAGGAGAATAATCCTCGTTATCATGTAAAAAATGTGGCAATAAAAAGGGCATTTTTGCAAAATGAAAATTTTAGGAAAGCTGAAAAAGTTGAAATTGAAAATGAGAAAAATAGTGAAAATATAAATTTGGAAAAAACTGAAATTGTGAAAAGTAAAAAAACAAAAGTGATTTTAGGTTCGGCAACTCCATCTTTTGAAACGTATTATCAGGCACAGCAGGGAGATATTGAACTGGTAGAGCTAAAAAATCGGTACAAAAATGCTAAACTTCCAAAATTTGAAATTGTAGATTTGAATGAAACAACGGAAAATTTTTCGGAAGAATTGCTGGACAAGATTTCTCAAACTTTGCAAAAAAACGAGCAGGTTATCTTAATTTTGAACAGAAAGGCATTTTCAAACTTGCTAAAATGCAAGGACTGTGGAAATATTCCGATTTGTCCAAATTGCAGCATTTCTTTAAATTACTACAAATATGATAATCGACTGAAATGCCATTACTGCGGCTATGAAAAACGCTTTGACAACACGTGTGATGAGTGTGGTAGACATAAAATGAGACAAATTGGGGCTGGAACGGAAAAAATTGAGGAAGAACTGGCAGTGACATTTCCATCGGCGAGAATTGTGAGAGTGGATTCGGAAAGTATAAAAACAAAGCAGAATTATGAAAAAGCCTATAACGACTTTAAAAATCACAAATATGACATAATGCTCGGAACACAGATTATTGCAAAGGGACTGCATTTTTCAAACGTAACATTAGTCGGAGTAATTAATGCTGATATAATCTTAAATTTTCCAGATTTTCGGGCTTCAGAAAAAACTTTTCAGCTGCTGACACAGGCTTCAGGGCGTGCAGGACGTGGAGAAAAAGATGGAGAAGTGGTTATTCAGACTTTTAATGGTGAAAATGATGTAATAAAAAAAACAATCGAAAATGATTACGAAGGATATTACAAAAATGAGATGATTATGCGTAAAATGCTGAATTATCCGCCTTTTGGACGAATTGTAATTTTGGTAATTTCGGCAACGGAGGAAAATTTGGTAATGGAAAAAGCCAAAATTTTGCGTGAAGAAATTATAAAAAATATAAATGAAACAATAAAATTAACCCAAAATGACTTTGTATCCGATGCTTTCAAATCTCCAATTTACAAAATAAATGGTAGATACCGATACCAGATATTTTTTAAATTTGAAAGAGAAAATATCTTAAAAATAAAAAAAATCATAAAAAAATGTGTGGGTAAATTTCGGGAAAGAGAAAAGAAAGTTAGGGTAACGATTGATGTGGATCCTGTAAATATGATGTGA
- the uppS gene encoding polyprenyl diphosphate synthase has product MDRDELVIPKHIAIIMDGNGRWAKKRGKIRLEGHRAGANSLEKILRHAGNIGVKYLTVYAFSTENWKRPEKEVNGLMDLFAKYLDREKKTLKKQGVKLLVTGAKENISEKLLKKIEETENYLADCENIVFNIAFNYGGRREIVDAVNKVLETKLLNETNGTVDEQLNNENTGLNVTEKVVNGFVDKREQLENMKITEEEFSKFMYRPEIPDPELVIRTSGEFRISNFLLWEVAYSEFYITDVYWPDFDEKELDKAILSFNKRDRRYGGLNVK; this is encoded by the coding sequence ATGGATAGAGATGAATTGGTAATTCCTAAGCACATTGCGATTATTATGGATGGAAATGGACGTTGGGCTAAAAAGCGTGGAAAAATTCGGCTGGAAGGGCATAGAGCTGGGGCTAACAGTCTTGAAAAGATATTAAGGCATGCAGGAAATATCGGCGTTAAATATTTGACTGTTTATGCATTTTCGACTGAAAATTGGAAAAGACCTGAAAAAGAAGTAAATGGTCTTATGGATTTATTTGCTAAATATTTGGACAGGGAGAAAAAAACATTAAAAAAACAAGGTGTAAAACTGCTTGTTACAGGGGCAAAAGAAAATATTTCAGAAAAATTGCTGAAAAAAATTGAAGAAACTGAAAATTATTTGGCAGATTGCGAAAATATTGTCTTTAATATAGCATTTAATTATGGCGGTCGACGAGAAATTGTTGACGCTGTAAATAAAGTTTTGGAAACTAAACTTTTAAATGAAACAAATGGAACAGTGGATGAACAGCTTAATAATGAAAATACTGGACTGAATGTTACAGAAAAAGTGGTAAATGGGTTTGTGGATAAAAGGGAACAGTTGGAAAATATGAAAATTACAGAAGAAGAGTTTTCTAAATTTATGTATCGTCCAGAAATTCCAGATCCAGAGCTTGTAATCAGAACAAGCGGAGAATTTAGAATAAGTAATTTTCTGCTTTGGGAAGTTGCCTATTCAGAGTTTTACATAACAGATGTTTACTGGCCTGATTTTGATGAAAAAGAATTAGATAAAGCTATTTTATCCTTTAATAAAAGAGATAGAAGATACGGAGGACTGAATGTTAAGTAG
- a CDS encoding capsular polysaccharide synthesis protein, giving the protein MNRYKFRISKQDRLNKTLRKKPFKYIYKEIMPKKLFNKIQNKIYFKTQKMVGEDWDRVLKEYFTNKIETEQIKSKKTFNNEKIIWQFWGQGWDFEKLPDVVKISYKSVEKYKKDYEIIHLNMNNINDYLEIPAYILKKVEDKKMGFAHFTDIIRLALLYNYGGVWIDATILLTDYLPQEYFEMDYFMFQRDDNLENKKDWEDYDDFYFSWNNEMKVRVLNSIIFAKKNNEIIKILLDMLLIFWEHNDLVPNYFFFQVLYTELIENYYKKEQCKIVSDTLTHELIRVWFDKFSQEKLDEITKRNNVHKLTYKIDSGKRDTKGTFLDYFKKMYDIK; this is encoded by the coding sequence ATGAATAGGTATAAATTTAGAATTTCAAAGCAGGATAGACTTAATAAAACTCTGAGAAAAAAACCGTTTAAATATATTTACAAGGAAATAATGCCTAAAAAATTATTTAACAAAATTCAAAATAAAATTTATTTTAAGACTCAAAAAATGGTTGGAGAAGATTGGGACAGAGTATTAAAAGAATATTTTACAAATAAAATTGAAACTGAACAAATCAAGTCAAAAAAAACATTTAATAATGAAAAAATTATATGGCAGTTCTGGGGACAAGGATGGGATTTTGAAAAATTGCCTGATGTTGTAAAAATAAGCTATAAATCTGTAGAAAAATATAAAAAAGATTACGAAATAATACATTTGAATATGAACAATATAAATGATTATCTGGAAATTCCAGCATATATTTTGAAAAAAGTTGAAGATAAAAAAATGGGATTTGCTCATTTTACAGATATAATAAGACTTGCCCTATTGTATAACTATGGCGGAGTCTGGATAGATGCAACAATATTGCTGACAGATTATTTACCGCAGGAATATTTTGAAATGGACTACTTTATGTTTCAAAGAGATGATAATTTGGAAAATAAAAAAGATTGGGAAGATTATGATGACTTTTACTTTTCATGGAATAATGAAATGAAAGTTAGAGTTTTAAACAGTATCATTTTTGCAAAAAAAAATAACGAAATAATAAAAATATTGCTGGATATGCTGCTAATATTTTGGGAACACAATGATTTAGTTCCAAATTATTTTTTCTTTCAAGTTTTGTATACTGAATTAATAGAAAATTATTATAAAAAGGAACAATGTAAAATCGTATCAGATACTTTAACTCACGAACTTATAAGAGTCTGGTTTGATAAATTTTCTCAAGAAAAATTAGACGAAATAACCAAAAGAAACAATGTTCATAAACTTACATATAAGATAGACAGTGGAAAAAGAGATACAAAAGGAACATTTTTAGATTATTTTAAAAAAATGTATGATATAAAATAA
- a CDS encoding glycosyltransferase family 9 protein → MKILIIHTAFIGDIVLSTPLIQKLKDLYPKSEIDYLTLPTNQSILYNNPNLNEVILYDKKGKDKGIKGFLKVLKILKQKKYDYAVIPHRFIKSILLAKLAKIPDIVGFDVATGSSLLDKKVHYDMKKHEVERLLNLVGYEGKKIPVRIYPAKENFIKIEKMLKISGYTGKKEQKLILVAPGSQRPEKMWPIEKYREVIERLKKNNNYFIGITGSKVEKELSLNFENDKNVIDFRGEISLVEFGALISIADVVVGNDSSPIHIASGFEKPFVIGIFGPGKRSLGFFPWTEKSNVIEDNEFYENNIVTIPKKQHKYKKDYYKGISLISTDRVYEEIIKRI, encoded by the coding sequence ATGAAAATATTGATAATACATACAGCATTTATAGGAGATATTGTTTTATCCACACCTTTGATACAAAAATTAAAGGATTTGTATCCAAAATCTGAAATAGATTACCTGACATTGCCGACAAATCAAAGTATCTTGTATAATAATCCTAATTTAAATGAAGTAATTCTTTATGATAAAAAAGGAAAGGATAAAGGAATAAAAGGATTTTTAAAAGTTCTAAAAATTTTAAAGCAAAAAAAATATGATTATGCGGTAATTCCACATAGATTCATAAAATCCATACTACTTGCAAAATTAGCAAAAATTCCCGATATTGTGGGATTTGATGTTGCGACTGGCTCTTCCCTTCTGGATAAAAAAGTCCATTATGATATGAAAAAGCACGAAGTGGAAAGACTTTTAAATTTAGTCGGATATGAAGGAAAAAAAATTCCAGTTAGAATATATCCAGCAAAGGAAAATTTTATAAAAATTGAAAAAATGTTGAAAATTAGCGGATATACTGGGAAAAAAGAGCAAAAATTAATATTAGTTGCACCAGGAAGCCAAAGACCTGAAAAAATGTGGCCGATAGAAAAATATCGTGAAGTTATTGAAAGATTGAAAAAAAATAACAATTATTTTATTGGAATAACTGGCTCTAAAGTTGAAAAAGAACTATCCCTAAATTTTGAAAATGATAAAAATGTAATTGATTTTCGGGGCGAAATAAGTCTTGTAGAATTTGGAGCTTTGATTTCAATAGCTGATGTTGTTGTAGGAAATGACAGTTCTCCAATTCATATTGCAAGCGGATTTGAGAAACCATTTGTAATTGGGATTTTTGGACCAGGAAAACGGTCTTTGGGATTTTTTCCTTGGACTGAAAAAAGCAATGTTATTGAAGATAATGAATTTTATGAAAATAATATTGTAACAATTCCTAAAAAACAACATAAGTATAAAAAAGATTATTACAAAGGAATTTCTCTGATTAGTACAGACAGAGTTTATGAAGAAATTATAAAAAGAATTTAA